One Cydia pomonella isolate Wapato2018A chromosome 14, ilCydPomo1, whole genome shotgun sequence DNA segment encodes these proteins:
- the LOC133525018 gene encoding alpha-N-acetylglucosaminidase, giving the protein MKPPLIFILTKLLLTSALNLEYLDPTKLQTKTPASVQQNAASNIISKYMSGVIVEVNPILFSDKKDVFSLWTSQGVLHIRASTGVAAVWGFNYYLKKYCKSHISWQNQRISIPSPLPEVTEVVTANDRFRYYQNVCTASYSFVWWSAPDWQQHVEWMALNGINLALAPVAQEAAWIRIYRRLGLTDEEINDHFTGPAFLAWNRMGNVRGWAGPLTKSWHEAQRDIQSSVLDYMFQLGIIPVLPAFNGHVPKAFSRIYPNVTIHDVETWNKFDSDYCCGSFLDPNEPLFKELGKQFLTEVTVGSGTNHIYTADPFNEVKIQSWSTALVKNTAQAIYLTLKETDSSAVWLLQNWMFVHDPILWPMERVKAFLTAAPSGRMLILDLQSEQWPQYDLYQQYFGQPFVWCMLHNFGGTLGMFGNMKTINSDVYTARSKANSTMIGVGLTPEGINQNYVVYELMLESAWRRAPVDLEAWVAAYAERRYGCNETASAWRYLLKSVYSFDGLNKIRGKYVVTRRPSFRIRPWAWYKSHDLFQAFKKFVKVSNSDCYSPGYYHDLVDITRQALQYRAEQLYVNLQSDRFSNTWVFNASGSLFLDAMQDMERILSGNRDFALDNWLSKARGFANGPEQTLQYDLNARNQITLWGPNGEITDYACKQWAEMFHYYYIPRWRAFLDAALMAKVRGEFFDEANTQRLVRATVEEQFLYVQIDSLPSVDVKSLALALYQKWAFVPGVKDLPLSVLRPDPGTRTTLADVTDDELQSTYDQPTVVMLATTPS; this is encoded by the coding sequence ATGAAACCACCGCTCATTTTTATTCTAACCAAGTTATTATTAACATCCGCGCTAAACCTAGAGTATCTAGACCCGACCAAATTACAGACGAAAACACCAGCCAGCGTTCAACAGAATGCAGCGTCCAATATCATATCGAAATACATGAGCGGCGTAATCGTGGAAGTTAATCCGATATTGTTTAGTGACAAGAAAGATGTGTTTTCTTTATGGACGAGCCAGGGAGTGTTACATATACGGGCGAGTACGGGCGTCGCTGCTGTTTGGGGGTTCAATTATTATCTGAAGAAGTACTGCAAAAGCCATATTAGTTGGCAGAACCAGCGTATCAGCATTCCCAGTCCGCTGCCCGAAGTCACTGAAGTAGTGACTGCTAACGACAGATTCCGGTATTATCAAAACGTGTGCACGGCTTCATACAGCTTCGTGTGGTGGAGCGCCCCGGACTGGCAACAGCATGTGGAATGGATGGCTCTCAATGGTATAAATCTGGCGTTGGCTCCGGTTGCGCAGGAGGCCGCTTGGATACGCATTTACCGCCGCCTTGGACTGACAGATGAAGAGATTAACGATCACTTCACCGGCCCAGCCTTCTTAGCCTGGAACCGCATGGGCAATGTCCGCGGCTGGGCCGGCCCGCTCACCAAGTCCTGGCACGAGGCTCAACGTGACATACAGAGCAGTGTCCTCGATTACATGTTCCAGCTCGGCATCATTCCTGTTCTCCCCGCGTTCAACGGTCACGTCCCGAAGGCTTTCTCCAGAATCTACCCTAATGTGACTATTCATGATGTTGAAACATGGAATAAATTCGATAGTGACTACTGCTGCGGATCGTTCCTCGATCCAAACGAACCACTGTTTAAAGAACTCGGCAAACAATTCCTAACCGAAGTCACAGTCGGATCTGGAACAAATCATATCTATACGGCCGATCCTTTCAACGAAGTCAAGATTCAATCCTGGTCAACCGCTCTAGTTAAAAACACAGCTCAAGctatttacttaactttaaaGGAAACTGATAGCAGCGCAGTCTGGCTTCTACAAAATTGGATGTTTGTCCACGATCCGATTCTATGGCCGATGGAAAGAGTTAAAGCGTTCCTGACCGCGGCTCCCTCAGGGCGCATGTTGATATTAGACCTACAATCGGAACAATGGCCGCAGTACGACTTGTATCAGCAGTATTTCGGACAGCCGTTCGTGTGGTGCATGCTACACAACTTCGGCGGCACGCTGGGCATGTTCGGGAACATGAAAACAATCAATAGTGACGTGTATACGGCGCGCTCGAAGGCCAACAGCACGATGATCGGTGTGGGGCTCACGCCTGAGGGGATTAACCAGAACTATGTGGTGTACGAGCTGATGTTGGAGTCGGCATGGCGGCGCGCGCCCGTCGATCTCGAGGCCTGGGTTGCGGCTTACGCTGAGCGCCGCTACGGCTGTAACGAAACAGCGTCTGCTTGGCGCTACCTCCTCAAAAGCGTTTACAGCTTTGATGGCCTCAACAAAATCCGAGGCAAATACGTGGTAACTCGTCGACCCAGCTTCAGAATAAGACCCTGGGCATGGTACAAGAGTCACGATTTATTCCAAGCGTTCAAAAAATTCGTGAAAGTATCCAACTCCGACTGCTACTCTCCAGGATACTACCACGACCTGGTGGATATCACACGGCAGGCGTTGCAGTACCGCGCCGAACAGCTTTACGTCAATCTACAAAGCGACCGATTCTCCAACACTTGGGTGTTCAACGCGTCTGGAAGTTTATTCCTCGACGCGATGCAGGACATGGAACGAATCTTGTCAGGCAACCGAGACTTCGCGCTGGACAATTGGTTATCGAAAGCGAGAGGCTTCGCTAACGGACCTGAGCAAACTTTACAGTACGACCTGAACGCACGCAATCAGATAACTTTGTGGGGGCCGAATGGGGAAATTACGGACTACGCGTGCAAGCAATGGGCAGAGATGTTCCATTACTATTATATTCCGCGCTGGCGAGCATTCCTGGACGCAGCACTGATGGCTAAGGTTCGTGGTGAATTTTTTGACGAAGCCAACACGCAAAGACTAGTCAGAGCTACGGTTGAAGAACAATTCTTGTACGTGCAGATAGACAGTCTTCCGTCAGTTGACGTGAAGAGTTTAGCTCTGGCGTTGTACCAGAAGTGGGCATTCGTGCCAGGGGTAAAGGATCTGCCTCTGAGCGTGCTCAGGCCTGACCCCGGGACCAGGACTACACTAGCTGACGTCACGGATGACGAGCTTCAGTCCACATATGACCAGCCTACTGTAGTCATGCTTGCCACAACACCCTCGTAA